Proteins encoded in a region of the Elizabethkingia bruuniana genome:
- a CDS encoding bacteriocin-like protein, which produces MKTLKKLSRAEMKNLKGSAYENMCTAGKNDDCHQYGLRCGVFVGYDNAVGEWAALRCI; this is translated from the coding sequence ATGAAAACTTTAAAAAAGCTTTCAAGAGCAGAAATGAAAAACCTGAAAGGTAGTGCTTATGAAAATATGTGCACAGCAGGAAAAAATGACGATTGTCATCAATATGGGTTGAGATGTGGTGTCTTTGTAGGATACGATAATGCAGTTGGAGAATGGGCAGCATTGAGGTGCATATAA